DNA from Planctomycetota bacterium:
GCATCGTGATACGCCCGCCGCTCACGCCGGACGTTCGCCCGCGTCCAGAGCGACTGGTAGAGCCCGCGAGCGCCGCCGATCGCGTGCCGCGGATGGTGCGGACTTCGCAGCCACGGGCCGTGGGCAAAGTGGCATGCGTTCACGTCGGCTTTCACGCCCGGTGCCTGCGCGCCGTTGAGATGAAGTAAGTCGTAGCTGCCACGCAGCGATGTGACTACCCGCTCGACCTGCTGTGAAAAGACGAGGCTCCGCGCCGCCGCTGTCGGAAGTGGGGGCGGACGCGTCGGCAGCCACGTCACGTTCGGATCCGCCGCAAATGCCTCCGGCACCGCATCGCCAACGAGCGTCACCTCATGCCCCCGCCCGACCAGGTGTTGCGCGACCCGCAGATTCACCCGTCCCTGTCCGTCGGTCTCCGAGAAGACGTGGTTGACGATCAGGACCCGCATCTGCTTCAAGAGCCTGCAGCACGTTTGGGTTTGCAGACAGCCGGCACACCGACCGCCAAGTGATCTGCTGGAACGTCACGAGTGACGACGGCCCCCGCGGCGACCATCGAACGACGACCGATCGTCAGGCCCGTGTCGACGCGTGGAATGATCAGACAGCCGGCTCCCAGCGTGGCACCATCCTCGATCACGACCCGGTGCGGCGAACCAAGCCACGTCTCGCCGGCGATCGTGACATTGTGAAAGATCGTCACATCGCGGCCGATGGTGACGTTCGGGTGAATAACCGTTCCGAGGCCCCAGTGTCGCAATTCGACAAATCCGGTCACCTCTGCTTCTGCGGGAAGGAGGCACTTAAATACGAAGAAGTTAATAAACTTCACAAACCTTGCGGTCCGGCGGAGGCCCCGAGCATGAAGCCGACGCGACCACGACCAGAGTCGCTCAGGGCCGAGCTTGCTCAATCAGAGCCCCTTAGCAGCGACTCGATCTTGCCCGCAATTTTGTCCGCGTCGAAAGTCACTTCCGCATGCCGCCGCGTGACCGCCGTGTCGCACAGCGTGCCGGCTTTCTTCCGCTCGGATGCGTCGATAAAGGCGTTGCGCAGGTCATCGACCGTGTTGCTTCGCAGTTGGCGTGACATCGGGCAGAGGTAGTCGCCGGTCCCATTGGTCGCCCCGACGATCGTCGGCGTCCCGCAGGCCATCGCTTCGGCGACGCTCATGCCGAAATCCTCTTCGTCGGATGGCTGGCAGAGCACGTCGGCCCCTTGCAGGAAGCCGACGACGTCCGTCCGCGGCACCCGCTTGAGGTAGGTCAGTCGCTCCTGATGTGGGTAGGCCTCAAGAAGCGATCGCAAGCCAGGAGCAAAGCCGAAGTTCCCGACGATCGTGAGTTCTACTTGCGTCCCACGTCGCTCGCACTCAGCCGCGGCATCGAGCTGGAGTTAATGTCGCTTCCGTGGGACGATTCGCCCCTGCCTGAGTACCCGCAGCGACCCCGTGGGGTATGGCGCTTATTGACGAACCTTGAAAGCCGAGAAATCGAGCGGATAAGGCTGCGCGACGATCGACTCGGACGGCAGACCGGTGTCCGCGATGAGTCGCTGGCGCGAAAAGGAGCTTCCGCAAACGAGTGCATCGCAGGCCGAGTAGTCGGGACTTCCCACGGCCATGCGGTACTTGCCGTACAGCTGAAGCAGCATCAGTCGCCACGACTTCTCGGAACGGCGGAGCAGATCGTGGCGGTCGCGAATGGAACGCACGTCCGTCCCCGCGCCGCCCTGAACCCAGCTGACCGTTCGCACGTTCCCCACTCGACCGAATGCTGGCGTCCCAAGGAACAGCACCGCGTCGTAATCGTCGGCCGCGTGATCCGCCCGCATCTTCCGCATCACGACGCGTGCGAAGACCCGGTGCTGCAGCAGCGAGACCGGCGTCGCAAACTGCTGCCCGACTACCCTGGTTGCGACACGTTTGATCCGTTCGGCGACCGAATCTTCTGCCCGCCGATAGCGGAGCGTGTCGTGTCGCTCGAGGAGGTCGGAAGGATAGACAAACGAAGGCTTCGAGAAGAAGTCAATCCGATGCCCGCGGGCAAGGAGCGAGTCGAGCAGACGATGCCCCGCGGCCGCGATGCTCCCGCTGCCGGCGTCGACGTACCCGTTGCATGCGATGCGAAGCTGCCGGAGATCTCGTTGCGACG
Protein-coding regions in this window:
- a CDS encoding DapH/DapD/GlmU-related protein — its product is MTGFVELRHWGLGTVIHPNVTIGRDVTIFHNVTIAGETWLGSPHRVVIEDGATLGAGCLIIPRVDTGLTIGRRSMVAAGAVVTRDVPADHLAVGVPAVCKPKRAAGS